A segment of the Catharus ustulatus isolate bCatUst1 chromosome 12, bCatUst1.pri.v2, whole genome shotgun sequence genome:
gcccctgctccctgctgagcccctgctccccacgcacccatccctgcagcaaTCCCTGCCAGGCCCTGACAGCTCCCTAAAGCTGCTGCACTATTTTTACCCCACGGTTGCTATAGAGACATCGGAGCCGCTCCCCGAGATGATGCAGCTGCTTTTGGGTGATGCAGTCTCTTCCAGAAGCACTGCATCAGCCACTGCATCACCCATTGTATCACCACTGTTATCACCTGCTGCATCATCACCCACTGCATCACCTGCTGCATCACCCACTGCATCACCATCCTCTGCTGTCACCATCCACTGCATCACCTGCTGCATCATCACCTGCTGCATCAGACACTGCATCACCCAGTTCAGGTCCCCTTGGACACCACTTTGGTCCCAGAGATGTGTGCCAGCCCCCGTGCCCGCAGGGTCACACAGACTCCTCCATCCCTCACTGCCTGTGTCCTGgggtgagctgctgctgccccagcctggccaaggtgctgctgtgctgggcagctctCACCATGGCCAGTTCAACTGCCAGGCCAAAGGCAGGGACCAGagggggtgaggagcagcaggatgtggcACTGCATAGGTGCAGGAGGCACTGACATGATGGATAAGGACACTGACACAGCGGGTTGATCTCTGGCACACCCGTTTTTCCAGCAGGAGAAAACAGGGTCCCAATTAAAACAGGTACAAACCTGAcccaggctccagctctgctcgGATCTGAGGGGAAAACGAGGAGCTGTGGGCATGGCTGGACCCTCTCCTGCACAAAACCCCAgtagggctggggctgggaccccctgtgcccagggcagacCCACAGTGTCCCACAGGTCCAGGCTCCTGACTGTGccccagggaacagcagcagcagagccagaatGCAGAGCTCCCCCAGAACGCAGAGCTCCTCCAGAATGCAGAACTCCCCCAGAATGCAGAGATCCCCCAGATCGTTGAGCTCCCTCCAGAACGCTGAGCTCCCCAGAACTCTGAGCTCCCCCAGAACGCTGAGCTCCCCCCAGAACTCTGAGCTCCCCCCAGAACTCTGAGTTCCCCAGAACAATGAGCTCTCCAGAACACTGAGCCCCCCAGAATTCTGAGCTCCCCAGAACAATGAGCCCCTCAGAATGCTGAGCTCCCAAGAACTCTGAGCCCCCCAGAACTCTGAGCTATCCCAGAACACTGAGCCCTCCAGAACTCTGAGCCCCCCAGAACTCTGAGCCCCCCCAGAACTCTGAGCTCTCCAGAACTCTGAGCTCCCAAGAATGCTGAGCCCCCCAGAGCGCTGAACTCCCCCCAGAACACTGAGCTCCCCCAGAACTCTGAGCCCCCCAGAAGACTGAGCTCCCCAGAACCCTGAGACCCCAGAACACTGAACTCCCCCCCAGAACACTGAACTCCCCCCCAGAACGCTGAGCCCCCCAGAACTCTGAGCTCCCCAGAACACTGAGCTCTCCAGAACGCTGAGGCCCCCAGAACGCTGAGCTCCCCCCAGAACTCTGAGCTCTCCAGAACTCTGAGCTCCCCCCAGATCGATGAGCCCCCCAGAACTCTGAGCTCCCAAGAATGCTGAACCCCCCAGATCACTGAGCTCCCCCAGAACTCTGAGCCCCCCAGAACGCTGAGACCCCCAGAACACTGAACTCCCCCCAGATCGCTGAGACCCCCAGAACACTGAGCTCCCCAGAACACTGAACTCCCCCCAGAACTCTGAGCCCCCCAGAACTCTGAGCTCCCCAGAACTCTGAGCTCCCCCATGCCTGCGCTCAGCCCAGGGAGGGAGCGTGGCTACAAAGGGTGGAGCGGCGGCCGTGCAGGGATGAGCTGGCAGGAATAACTCACACAGCCCTCGGCAAAGCACCCAAAATAGAACCTGCCGGTCCCGGGTGCCTCCGGGGAGATGGGGCTGCGCTGGCACCCCCCGTGCCTGAGCCAGGAGCCCAAAGGTGCAGGAGATGGGACTTTGGGAcaagacccttccccagctgacagacccagctctgctcagccagggcaggggagaaCACGGAGCCAAGAGCCCCTCGCcaccctgaccctgctcccacagccccagcccctcagggcATCACTGCAGTGCCTGTGAGCCAGAGCTGCACCCCAGAGACCAGACAGCCCTGTCACAGTCCCGGAGAGCAGCTcgcccttctccaggctgggccAGACTCTAACCACAACCTCAGCAGGTTCTGATAAAGGGGAGACAGCTCATCCTGCTCATCCAGGCGCTGGGATGGCCCCACAAAGCATCCAGCACCTTCTCTGCTCTCTTCAGTGACACTTCTGTCACCTCTGCCCCTCTCTGTCCTGCCAGGAGAAAGGaccccctgcccaggtgagggtTTGGGGTACCAGCCATGCCACAGGGGATTGGTATcaccagcagcacttccagccactgcccacccctgcacaccctgctccaCGTGGCACAGCCCCCTGTGTGGCACCCAGCCACCTCAAAGCCAGCCCATCCCACTTTTGTCCCAAACTGACCATGTCTGGAGCCCATCCCGCTGCCGCCCAGACTGCACAGGCACCGCTGAGATCAAACCACGGCTCAGAGCCCGGCACggagctgcagcttctccagcagccATCCCTGCGGCCCCGTTGCCATGGCATCTCAGGGATGGCAGAGACACTGGTGAGGAAGACAAGGAGGATGAAGAGAGGTGGACCATTGGCTCTGCAAAGCCAGGGCACGGCTGGGGCAGCTGCGAGGcctctggcagcaggcaggggccattcctgctcccctccacTGGGgttccagctcccagcactgccataaCGGAGCTGGCATGGCCatgctcccctccctgctggggcaTCTCCCACCCCATGGacacctggcagctgctgagtCTCGGCTGGAGCAGGAAATCTTCAAGGATGGGTCATTCCTGCTTTCCAGCCTGGGGTCCAGCACgggtgacaggagctgccagaggaggAAGTGGCACTTCTCCTGACTTCCAACATTCTCCTCATCATCAGGGACCCAGGAACTCTCCTCTTTCCTCACAACCACCTCCCATCCCTGACCATGCTGGGgtgccctgggagcagagcagcccctctcAGTGGGGGGATGTGGTGATTTCCCCATTGTTGGGCAGCCTGGGGTCCTCCTGCCACCACAGCTCGTCTCTTCTAAATTTGTGGCTTTCACgagtttatttttaagacatttaTTTTGTTAAGGTGTTTATATGATCTTGCTGTTAGGAGTTCAGGTGTTTATTTTTGACAAGTGCGCTGGTGTGTTCATGTATCAGAAAATGGACAGATAAataaattttggggggtttatgGCCAGTTTAGGCAGGTACTGCAGAGTGTCTGTGTCACCAAGTCAGGAGGAACCTGCCATAAGGTTTGCCAAATGTTCCCTAACGTAATAAGACTGACTTAATTTCTCTGCTAGCTCTGATTCtcattgtcatcatcatctCTGAATGAAGAGCGCTGCAATATtagattatattttattaaCCACAAGAGAAATTTCCCCAAATGTTAATGTGGTACGGAGGGTGTGATGACAAACACCCTCACGGCTGTGAgggctgcagaaatgctgaacCGTGGGGGTTAGCGGGGTGATCGGGGGCATCTGTGaccttttcccccttccctcgAATTCCCTCTTCCTGCTGGGACTGCTCTGAAAGAGACACCGAGGAAAGTGGAGgaagctgctgggaagggaaggcaggTTCCTGCCAGATGGGAGGTCCGGGGACAGAGGAGGGCCAGAGAAGCCTCACGCTGTTCTTGACCCGGTGCATACCCTGACACTGAGGGCAGCTGTGTCCGGCGAGcaggcacagggaccccagTTCCTCCTGCACGGCACAGAGCActcctgtgcccaggtgtgccctcaCCTCTCCCAGATGTGCGCTCAACACGGAGTCATTAACATcagagggggctcaggggggtaATCCCCCCTGCTCCAAGAGGGGACAGCGGTGGGCTCAGACCGGTTCGGGGTCTGGAGAGCCCCAGGCGCAGGGACACGGACACCCTCAGCCCCACGGACACGCACACAGACCCCGCACCCCcgacacacggacagggacacGCACACAGACCCCGCACTCCCAGcacacggacagggacacacacacacagacccccACAGCCCCACGGACACGCACACGGACCCCGCACTCCCGGCACACGGACAGGGACACGCACACACAGACCCCCACAGCCccacggacacacagacagacccCGCACCCCCGGcacacggacagggacacacacacagaccccGCACCCCCAGCACACGGACAGGGACACGCACACGCACACAGACCCCGCACCCCCGGcacacggacagggacacagacacacagacccCGCACTCCCGGCACACggacacacacgcacacacacacaccccgCACCCCCGGCACACGGACAGGGACACGCACACGCACACAGACCCCGCACCCCCGgcacacggacacacacacacacacagaccccGCACCCCCAGCACACGGACAGGGACACGCACACAGTCCCCATACCCCCGGCACACGGACAGGGACACGCACACGCACACAGACCCCGCACCCCCGGCACACGGAcggggacacacacacacacacagactccGCACCCCCGGCACACGGAcacccccgcccgccgctccccgcaCCCACCTGCGGGCGGACGCGCCGCCCCCCCGCGCCCTCCTCCTCGCGCAGCGCCGGGCAGCGGCTCCGGCAACCGGGCACcgacaccggcaccggcaccgacaCCGACACCGACACCGGCACTGGCACGGGGCCGCGGCACCAACAGCGGACAGCGGCACCGGAGCCCGGCACCGGGCAGCAGGTAGCGGGCCGGGCAGCGGCCGCACCCCACCGTCAGCACCGCagccgggggcggcgggagcgggatGGCCGCGGCTTGGAGGGGCGCGGGGGACACCGGTCCCGGCGGGGTGGGGGAGAACCGGGGTCGGTTCTGCCCCGGTCGGTTCTCCCGAGGGGTCCCCGCGGGAAGGGGCCGGGGGGAGCTCAGGGGCAGGGAAGCGGCACCGTGGGCTCCtttgggaggggctgggagcagtgcGGGCACTGACCGCCGGTCCGGGGGCCGCAGGATCCCCGTGCAGGGCACGGAGGGGTGGGGAAGGGCCGGGAGGGTTGTGCCCTCTCCAGGGGCACTCTGGGGGCACTGGCTGCTCAGGGCACCAGGAACACTCTGAGGAGTGAGGCAGGGAGCGGGGGCAGCAGGGTGGGCGGCAGTGGTGGTCAGTGGGGTGGTAGAGGCAGGGGGCAGTAGAAACACAATAGACAGCACGGCTGTGGCTGCTTATCCTTCCGTCCGGCAGTGAGGAAGCAGAGATCCCGGCTCCAGCCCAGGAAGCCAGCAGGGAAGTTCGCACAGCCTCCAGTGGGCTTCGTGTTGTGGCCCCCAGAcccagcaggctgcagagaCCATCGGAGGCTCTCTGATCTCCTGGGGAAGCCGAGGCAGCGGGCAGTGTCTGCACAAGGTGGGTGGCCATGGCCAGAGGGACAGCGGGAtgagggcagtgcccagggcacGGCACCCCAGGAAGGCAGGGACAAGCAGGGGGGCTCAACTCTTCTCCGTGGTTCCCCCCACAGCCACCTCTGCCATcaccagggcaggcagcagccatgGATGAGGTGacggagctggagctggggggtAACTCCCTCCTGAAGGCCGTGTGGCTCGGCCGGCTGCGGCTGACCCgactgctgctggaagggggCGCGTACATCAACGAGAGCAACGACAAGGGCGAGACGGCGCTGATGGTGGCCTGCATCACCACGCACGTGGACCAGCAGAGCATCCACAAGGCCAAGATGGTGAAGTACCTGCTGGACAACAGAGCCGACCCCAACATCCAGGACAAGTCCGGCAAAACCGCGCTCATGCACGCCTGCAtccgcggggcggggggcgaggtggtgtccctgctgctggacagCGGGGCTGACCCCAGCCTGGAGGACCACTCCGGAGCCTCGGCGCTGGTCCACGCCATCAACGCCGAGGacaaggcagtgctgcagcGCCTCCTGAATGCCTGCAGGGCCAAGGGGAAGGAGGTGATCATCATCACCATGGACACATCAGCCTCCGGCACCAAGACCGCCAAGCAGTACCTGAACGTTGCCCCTGCGCTGGAGTTCAAGGAGAGGGCTCCCCCGGAGGAGGGCACAGCCCCCTCCAGTGctcaccccaaaactcccaccTCAGCACCTTCTCCCGCCGAGAAGGAGAGCAGCGTTGTCACCGCACACCCTTCACACAGCGGGGACACCGAGCCGCCCTCCCCGGGCCagagggctggcactgcccggAGAGCCCAGCTGCCCCGGCTGAAGCGGCTGCGCTCAGAGCCCTGGGGTCTGGTGGCACCCTCGGTGCTGGCGGCCTCGAGTCACCGCGACGACACGCGGGTGTGCGCTGACAGTGAGGTTATCACGGGCATCGGCGAGCTCTCGCTCTCCAAAAAGCCCTCCCTGacccgcagcagcagcagcagcaagggaagGGACCCCTCTCTCTTCCCCCCAGTGGATGAGCAGGCGCCGGGGCCACTGCCATGGAAAGCCACGCACGAGAAGAGCCCGGGCACCCACCCGTGCCTGTCCCGGAGCGTCACGGTCCCGGAGGAGCCGGAGAGCGCCAGCTCGGGCGCAGGGATGGACGCTCCGCACTGGTGGAGGCCAGGAACCGAGCACAGCGGAGACTCCCAGGCCACCGAGGCGGGCAAGGGGCCCGCAGAGAGGAGGAAGCTGAGCGGGTcccacctggccctgctggATGGTTGCTGTGGCTCTCCCTCGGGCAGCGCCAGCACCTCGCCCAGCACCGCCCGGCGCCGGCCCCCCGGCTTGCTGGAGAGGCGAGGATCCGGGACTCTGCTGCTGGACCACATCTCCCACACCAGGCCGGGGTACCTGCCCCCCTTGAATGTGAACCCCAACCCCCCGATTCCCGACATCGGCTCCAGCAAAGCCCCCTCCCCGCTGGCTGCCGGGCTGAAGCCGCTGGTGCCCCTCACGCCCAGCTCGCCCAGGCGGGGCGATCTGAGAGCCCACAGGAAGCTCCTCCGCAGGCATTccatgcaggcagagcagatgCGGCACCTCTCCGACTTTGAGGAGGTCGTGGCGCAGTAGCCGTGCCACCACTTGTTCACAGGGAGGTGGCCAAAGCCgcgctgtccctgcaggaacGGGACGGACCCCGCACAGAGCTCGGGGGACACGCTGGTGGTCGGGGGTCTCGGCCCTGAGCCCAGGGGTTGAATCGGGAGCGGGCTGATTGGGAGATCGATCCCCCACCGTCCTCGATCGCCCAGCTCCGTGCCAAGGATCCCACCCGCAGTTCATTTATTCCTCACTAGTCCGCTTTTCTTACATCCTGTTCGTTCTCTCACCGAATCCCCTCCCGAAGCCCCCGGTGGTGACCTCTGGGGCCGAGGCGTTCCTGAGGAGCCTTCCAGCGGGGGAAGGGGCTCGGTGCTGCGGGGGCTGAGGAGCGGGGACCCCCGTCCAGGCACGGAGCGTGTCGGTGCTCCGGGAGAGGGAGACAATCCTCCACCTCCGAGAGCGCCGAGCGCTCCCGAGCTCCGGCGGCGCAGCCAGCCCGGCACCGCTGCAGCCTGGCGGGCTTGTCTCGTCTCTGAAGCGTCTGAACTTCGGGGGGTTCATTCCCCACCTCGCCGAGGAGCTCTGGATTCAGGAAACGCTGAGCAGGGCGgtcccagcctgctctgcccGCGGCGGGGAACCCGGGATGCCAAAAGGCACCGAGGGTGACCCGGGCTGACCCCGAAAAGTCGCAGCCGAGACCCCGCTGTGCTCCTACTCCGGACaaggagcccccagcccccagatTCCATCACTCGGTGAATGCGATTATTTGCGCGCAGGGGTGCAGGGCAGGTGTCGGGGTGACGCCGCGGCCCTGCGGAGACTCTGGCGCTAGTTTGGCACTGCATTAATAAAGCGCTCAGCTTTGGACCCAGGCTGATCTCGCTGGACCCGACACCAGCCCGGCCTGGGGGTCCCCGGGAGCGCCGAGGGGATCCCCGGGGTTTGCGGCGCGCTGGACCCGGAGATGCCGGGGGGATGCCGGGGTGCCGGGCTCGGTGGAGCGGTCCGGGATCCCCGCCCCGGGCCCGGAGgtgccgcccccgcccgctccgccCCACTCGCAGCGGAAGCGCCACGTCAggggggcggtgcggggccgtgccgtgccgtgccgtgccgtgccgtgccgtgccgggtTCCGTGCggggccgtgccgtgccgggctCGGTGCGGGTCGCGGTGCCGGGCGCGGTGCGGGTCGCGATGCCGGGCGCCGTGCGGATGCTGTGCCTGGCCGCGCTGCTGGGCGCGCTGGGGGCCGGCGGCACGGAGCTGACCCTGGAGCTGCCGGACAGTGCCCAGCGCTGCTTCCACCAGGAGCTGGAGAGCGGCACCAAGTTCACGCTCGACTATCAGGTACTGCCCTGCACGCTCCGTGCCTGCGCCCCCTGCCCGTACCCCTGCCAGGGCCCCCTCCGCCCGCACCCCATTTGTGCCCcgtccctgtgcccctgcccgTGTCTGGTCCGTGCCCGTGTGCCTACCTGTGCCCCGGTGCCCGTGCCCCTCGCCCACCCCTCTGCCCGTGTGTGTGCTGTTGCCTCTGCCCGTGCCTCTGCCCACACTCactcctgtgccctgcagagccccggGCAGGGCTGCAGTCCCCTCCCCTGTgcaccccagctccctccgtgCTGCACCCGGAGCTGTTCCCAAGCCCAGCCCCGTGCCCAGCAGTGTCCACCTGAGAGCCACATCTGGGATGTGCCCACATCAGCCATGGACACCCCAGCCCGGGTCATGGGGGCAGTCCCTGTCTCCAGGCACCCCACCTGAGTTCTGGCACTGTGGTGCACGGCTTCCCCAGGGCTCCTCTGGCCTGGGATCCATCCCGTGGGCATGGTGCCCGCTGGCCTCTCacacagctgtggggctgggtaGGGTCAGGGGCCCTTGCCACGTTGCTTGGCGTGTGCCATCTGAGACACCTGTCCCCGCACAGGTGATCAGCGGAGGGCACTATGATGTGGACTGCTACGTGGAGGACCCCAACGGCAAGACCATCTACCAGGAGACCAAGAAGCAGTACGACAGCTTCACCCACCACACCGACCTCAAGGGTGTCTACACCTTCTGCTTCAGCAACGAGTTCTCCACCTTCTCCCACAAAATCGTCTACTTCGACTTCCAGGTGGGCGATGAGCCGCCCATCCTGCCCGACATGAACAACCGCGTCACT
Coding sequences within it:
- the ANKRD34C gene encoding ankyrin repeat domain-containing protein 34C, yielding MDEVTELELGGNSLLKAVWLGRLRLTRLLLEGGAYINESNDKGETALMVACITTHVDQQSIHKAKMVKYLLDNRADPNIQDKSGKTALMHACIRGAGGEVVSLLLDSGADPSLEDHSGASALVHAINAEDKAVLQRLLNACRAKGKEVIIITMDTSASGTKTAKQYLNVAPALEFKERAPPEEGTAPSSAHPKTPTSAPSPAEKESSVVTAHPSHSGDTEPPSPGQRAGTARRAQLPRLKRLRSEPWGLVAPSVLAASSHRDDTRVCADSEVITGIGELSLSKKPSLTRSSSSSKGRDPSLFPPVDEQAPGPLPWKATHEKSPGTHPCLSRSVTVPEEPESASSGAGMDAPHWWRPGTEHSGDSQATEAGKGPAERRKLSGSHLALLDGCCGSPSGSASTSPSTARRRPPGLLERRGSGTLLLDHISHTRPGYLPPLNVNPNPPIPDIGSSKAPSPLAAGLKPLVPLTPSSPRRGDLRAHRKLLRRHSMQAEQMRHLSDFEEVVAQ
- the LOC117002029 gene encoding LOW QUALITY PROTEIN: transmembrane emp24 domain-containing protein 3-like (The sequence of the model RefSeq protein was modified relative to this genomic sequence to represent the inferred CDS: inserted 2 bases in 2 codons) is translated as MRLFARRGAGQVSGAQLWTQADLAGPDTSPAWGSPGAPRGSPGFAARWTRRCRGDAGVPGSVERSGIPAPGPEVPPPPAPXPLAAEAPRQGGGAGPXPCRAVPCRAVPGSVRGRAVPGSVRVAVPGAVRVAMPGAVRMLCLAALLGALGAGGTELTLELPDSAQRCFHQELESGTKFTLDYQVISGGHYDVDCYVEDPNGKTIYQETKKQYDSFTHHTDLKGVYTFCFSNEFSTFSHKIVYFDFQVGDEPPILPDMNNRVTALTQLESACVTIHEMLNAVIDSQTHYRLREAQDRSRAEELNGRVSYWSVGETFILFVVSIGQVMLLKSFFTEKRPISGRAGT